The Moraxella haemolytica genome window below encodes:
- the ompR gene encoding two-component system response regulator OmpR gives MTELNENIAHRILVIDDDVRLRTLLQRFLEDDGFVVRMAHDGKQMDKLISREIFSLIVLDLMLPDKDGISICKRLRAENSDIPIIMLTAKGSDTDRIAGLESGADDYLPKPFNPKELLARIKAVLRRQNRELPGAPSQQVEVVEFGPWALDLSTRTLKRDGNVVTLTTGEFSVLKALVQHPREPLTRDKLMNLARGREWGAMERSIDVQVSRLRRLIEDNPSQARYIQTVWGVGYVFVPDGAEG, from the coding sequence ATGACAGAATTGAACGAAAATATCGCTCATCGCATCTTGGTTATTGATGATGATGTTCGCTTGCGTACACTGCTTCAGCGTTTCTTAGAAGATGACGGTTTTGTGGTGCGTATGGCACACGATGGCAAGCAGATGGACAAACTCATCTCTCGTGAGATTTTCTCGCTCATCGTACTTGATTTAATGTTGCCTGACAAAGATGGCATCAGTATCTGTAAGCGTCTGCGTGCCGAAAATTCAGACATACCCATCATCATGCTCACCGCCAAAGGCTCTGACACTGACCGTATCGCAGGACTAGAATCAGGTGCAGATGATTATCTGCCCAAGCCATTTAACCCAAAAGAGCTACTGGCTCGTATCAAGGCTGTACTACGCCGACAAAACCGAGAACTGCCTGGTGCACCTAGCCAACAGGTAGAAGTCGTAGAATTTGGTCCTTGGGCATTAGATTTATCTACTCGCACCTTAAAGCGTGATGGCAATGTCGTTACCCTAACCACAGGTGAATTTAGCGTCCTAAAAGCCCTAGTACAGCACCCAAGAGAGCCTTTGACTCGTGATAAACTCATGAATTTGGCTCGTGGTCGTGAATGGGGAGCTATGGAGCGTTCTATTGATGTGCAAGTATCTCGCCTGCGTCGCTTGATTGAAGACAATCCATCGCAAGCTCGCTATATTCAGACCGTATGGGGCGTAGGTTATGTATTCGTTCCAGATGGAGCAGAAGGTTAA